A genomic region of Pseudopipra pipra isolate bDixPip1 chromosome W, bDixPip1.hap1, whole genome shotgun sequence contains the following coding sequences:
- the LOC135405846 gene encoding estradiol 17-beta-dehydrogenase 8-like, translating into MLGRSAGRLAGVVALVTGALWGPPRVLVSCAGITRDRMFLEMGEREFREVLGVNLEGTFLVTQEVTKALVTSGDPGGASLVLVGSVVAKVGNLGQTNYAASKGGVEGLTRSVAKEVARFGIRCNSVLPGFIVTPMTDKVPPKVLDKFAGMVPLGRLGDPEDVADVVAFLVSGDSGYVTGATLEVTESGSGTTPAPSVCQGGQGLTRPRSPTRQTPHREPAPPKLEGKRAKASPPFF; encoded by the exons ATGTTAGGGAGGTCGGCGGGGCGACTGGCGGGGGTCGTGGCGCTGGTCacgg GAGCactttggggtcccccccgtgtcctggtGTCCTGTGCCGGGATCACCCGCGACCGGATGTTCCTGGAGATGGGAGAGCGGGAATTCCGGGAAGTGCTGGGGGTGAACCTGGAG GGGACGTTCCTGGTGACACAGGAGGTGACAAAGGCCCTGGTGACATCGGGGGACCCCGGGGGGGCCTCCCTGGTCCTCGTGGGCAGCGTGGTGGCCAAG gTGGGGAATTTGGGCCAAACCAACTACGCGGCCTCCAaggggggggtggaggggctgACCCGGAGCGTGGCCAAGGAGGTGGCCag GTTTGGGATCCGCTGCAATTCCGTCCTGCCGGGATTTATCGTCACCCCCATGACGGACAAAGTGCCCCCAAAAGTGCTGGACAAG TTCGCAGGGATGGTGCCACTGGGACGACTGGGGGACCCTGAGG ACGTGGCAGACGTGGTGGCTTTCCTGGTGTCGGGGGACAGCGGCTACGTCACCGGGGCCACCCTGGAGGTGACAG AAAGTGGCTCTGGAACGACCCCGGCACCCTCCGTCTGCCAAGGTGGGCAgggccttaccaggcctcgctccccaacccGACAGACTCCAcacagggaacctgcacctccaaagctggaaggaaagagggcaaaggcctctcctcctttcttctga